TGTGCCAGTAGTCACAGCAAAATCCACTACTGCAAGCAACTGTCATTGGTGTAGCCAGCAGATCCCCTTTGGCTACTGGCACTGGGGTAAGAATACCAATATCCCTTAAACCAGTGAATGTAAAACTCTAGTATCAGGTCCCTTAGGAATCTTTTAGGGGGAACTGAGGAATACTATATTGGTCTTTAGATGTAAAAATACTCTACTGTAGTCTTGAATGACTTGGGGAACTTGTGGACAGGGGTTAATTCAGTGTTGCCAGGTCTGAGTATGATTGTCCCATCTAGTAACACATAACACTTCCCTATGTTACATCTGTTGTCCTGGGGGGAGAGGCTGGGAGGACTGTTAAACTGATCTTGGGATGATCAGTAGTTCCAAAGCAGACCTAAGTGTAGGAAGGAGACAAAATACAATATTCTAATCCAAACTATAGCCAGGTTTTGCACCTAGAGGCAAAATCATAGTCAtcgaatcataaaatggtagggttggaagggacctttagagatcatctagtccaaatcccctgccaaagcaggtcagcctagatcaggtcgcataggaacatgtccagacgggtcttgaagacctccaaggaagcagactccacaatctccctgggcaacctgttccagtgctccctcaccctcacagtaaaatagctttttcttatatttaaatggaactttttgtgttccagcttctttcccattaccccttgtcctgttgctaactactagagaataaagggatgtcccaacctcctgacatccaccctttagatatttgtaaatgttaataagatcccctctcagtctcctccagactaaacagccccagttcccgcagcctttcctcataaggaaggtgctcccgtcccttgatcatcttggtggccctgtgctggactctctccagaagctcccagtccctcttgagctcaggagcccagaactggacacagtgctacagatgaggcttcactagggcagagtagaggaggagaagaacctcccttgaccttctggctacactcccaggatgccattggccttcttggccacaagggcacattgctggctcatgtttagtttattatcaaccaggactcccaggtctctctctgcagagctgctctccagcaggtcaaccccagcctgtactggtgtatgagattgttccttcccagatgcaggactctacacttgtccttgttgaacctcatgaggttcctctgcccaACATGTTTGATAGTGTTCTGTTTAAGACTTTCCGAAGGGAAGGATATTTCATTCGTGATGATGGAAAAAAGTCATTGTCTGTGATTTAATGACAATAAAGTCCAATGATTCATTCACTTCTACGAGCAGATGATAAATATAAATTTTGGAGATGAAGGAAGAGGAATTCATAAAGTATGAATGAAGCCAAGATCATTCAACTCTAGTCTCTAAATTAAACTTTCCTCAAATTAGGGGAAAATCTAATCATCGCTATTTAGttcttattatttcttttctggtgTTACAGTCTTTGAATTTTGTTCTGTTTAGTAGTGAAAAAGATACCCTATTTTCATGTTAAAGAAGTAAATATGGCTGCCCCAAGTCATATGACTCTGTGcgaaagaagaaaaattgttcAAATAATAAAATGTCATAATCACAGTTCTAACCAATATTTATGTCTTAGTTTGCAGCCTTTGTTAACTATAGGGACAGAATGAATGAACACATGGTTAGGGTGCTAGTTGTCTACTTTGCTTCACAGTCTGTGGCATCTCCACCTACTTTGGTGTGACGGGGAGACAGCCATCCAACTTGTCATCCCAAATCAATGCTATATGACTTGCTATCAAAGTTGCAGATAGCCTTGTTTAAAGAAATacctatcatagaatcatatgtATCTTCtgccagagaaaaaaaaatcacatataagtaaaaaaaaaagagtagagtTGCTTGTTTATGAACAATATATTCTCTGATCATAAATGAATACTCAGTCCACAGAACCAGACTGCACCTAATCTGAAGCACAGAAACCCAAAAGTGTCCCCAGGTATGGACATGAGGTCCTCAGCATTAAATGCTTTAAGATTTGCTTCTATTCCACTCTAATATTTGCTGTTGTAAATGCACAAACTGATGCATTAAATTCTAATTATGATTAACTCTGAAGAATTACATTTAAAGTTTTAAGATCTTAATAATCTTTCATCATAATGCAACTATTCTCATAGAGATGTAATAAATACCTATCTTTAgccccattaaaaaaacccaaaagagtATCTTCTCACTAAAGGATTCTATTTACTTTTAATATAATTTACCTTAAATCCTAAGGGCAAGCCATTTTTTTTCGTATTCAGCTCAAAGAAAAGGCTTATAAGAagagtataagaaaaaaacccagcacaaTAAGAGTTGTCCAAAGATcagtaattgtttttttctaatccccattattttaaaacaaacctcAAATTTTACCTCAAATTTGAACAAAGCACTTCACCATGGCAGCAGCAGACTAAGGATGAATAATCCTtagaatatttaaataaagctaacagtaaaaaaattccTGACTTTTCATATAATGGAAGTTTCCGCTGCTGTATTGGGGATTAACAACAGTACATCTTCTGGTATCCTCTAGCTTGGCCAGTTGTAGGCTACAAGAGATGCTGAGGTAAAAAGTGATGCCTGTCTGTGGTAATTCTTATTCCATGTTGCTTATGTTGCTGTTAGAAGTAACAGCTATAATCTTTattatttatcttcttttttcttctatctcctttcccctccaccCCTGGTCAGTATGACTTCtcactggaaaagaaaaccattgAGTGGGCTgaagatataaaaaaaatccaagcttCCCAGCAAGAAGCTGAACGCAAGACAGAAGCGCTAGTGACCTCAAAAGCAGCTCCAGAAGACAACAAAATGGGGTTGTCTAAGGGACCTTGCCCTGAGGCCATGCCTCCTCCTATTAACCCCATCCTCGCTAGCCTGCAGCACAATAATATTCTTACTCCCATGCCAGCCAACAGCATCTCTGTAAAGCAAAAGATTCTCAGTCCACCTTGTCCAAAAGCAGACTTCAACCCAGCTGATTTTGAATGTGAAGAAGACCCATTTGACAAACTGGAGTTAAAAACTATCGATGATAAGgaggaattaaaaaatattcttgaaatTCATGTTGGTACTACTGGGCCAATTGTTGCCCAGCTGTTAGATAATACTTTGTCCAAAGGAAGATCTGAGTCTGTGTTACAAGATGAGGAAGTTCTGGCATCCATAGAAAGGGCCACGCTGGACTTCAAGCCTCTTCACAAACCCAATGGCTTTATCACTTTACCACAGTTGGGAAATTGTGAAAAGATGTCCTTGTCTTCCAAAGTGTCCCTGTCCCCTATCACTTCAGTGAGCAATATCAAATCTTTATCCTTTCCTAAACTTGACTCTGATGAGAGTGATCCAAAATCATCAAAGCTCACAAGCACTTTCCACAGCACTACCTATCTGCGGAACAGCACTTTGCTCAGCTCTTTGCAGACCTGTGCTCAGAGTAAAGATAGTGAACTGAATGGACACCATAGGGTCAGTCTTTCCACTATAAATGAGGACAGTGGTATGGAGACATCAACATTATCCTCTTCAtccagactgccttccctggCTGTGTCGACAGGAGAAGAATCTTCTGAAAGCACAGCAATCATGGTAAACATGCAGTAGATTAGAACTGGTGTTGCTGGGGGAGATATGGAGGTACAGAGGCAAATATTGCTTCTtggattttagttttgtttcatgGGAGTGATGTGTAGATCCTCTTGATGTACACAGAAAATTGATCAATCCAACAGGTCTTCAGGCTGGCAGTTCTGAACTTGAGATTATTACTCTGCAGGTTTCCCCAAAATCTGATATTTTTAGCCCAATTCTgatgtcttctttctttcttttagttttgCATCTCTTGCTGTTCATAGTTGCAAACCTTTGAGCTAagcatgtattttctttgtcCAGTTCTGCATTCTTTCTTACCCAACTGAGAGAGGTTATTAAACCTCCTCttgcacaacttgaggctgcttcctcttgttctgttgcctATTACTAGGGAGAGGAAACTGTCCTCCCCCACCTGTCCCAGTGTAGTCCACAGatattttgttgtttatttccTCACGAGACTACAAATTGTAACTTTGGATTTGGAGTTACCACTGGAGTTAATGCTTCACCAGTAAATTGAATTTAAGGATTTTTTGGATGTATATAAACCTGTCATTTATCTGAGGCTGTAATGATTCTATCCCAGGTggtcctctcttctctttttttgaagcTCCCTGGTTTACTTTTTGCAGCATTGGCAGAGGGAGAAATGACTAGTGAAGATGACAGATTTGAATTAAACAAAGCTGGTCAGACCTGAGTAGTGCAATGCATTTTATTCACAGAAATCTTCAGTTATGGGAGATGGTGCACTCCTGAGAGACTAGAGTATATACTGCTGCAGTAGCAGGACATGTGCAGGCACAAGCTGTTGGCATGACTCCCGGTCTCTGTATGGAGTCCCTAAAAGTAGGCACAGCGTGCAATCACAGTGAAAGCACTGCACCTCCCCTTCTTGAAGGGTACAGTAATGCAAGTTTGAGATGTAAGGGAGCATGGCTCTTGAGTGACCAGCCCTGGCTTTGTCCCCTGCAATTCCTTCAGGCGCTTCCCTTCTATGCTGGAAGTCACTGACCACAAGCACAGGTTGTCAAATTCAAGTAGGTTAAGGAGGAGGAGTTGCTTTTCCCAGACTCTTGAAACTCTGCTGTCAGAagcagttttggtttttctgCCAGCAGCATCAATAACAAATCATCATTCTTCAGTTTGATAACCAGCTGATTTAAGGGCTACTCCAGTCCCCAATTTCAGTGTATTCCAGTGCTTTTTGCTGTATCAGAAATGCCTGGAGAGGGTGTGTGTGAAGAGCTTTGTACCTCTCTACCACTATGAGTTCTTGGGTAAACCAGATCACATTGAACATGATTTCTCAGGCTTCGTCTCCTAGAAGAGAAATTCTTACCCTGCAGATAAACAAAACCTCCTTGGTGGTGTATGGTGGTTTAACTCCGGCTCTATGTCAGATGCCTaccaagtcatagaatcatagaatggtaggggttggaagggacctctaaagatcatctagtccacccccccctgcagaagcaggtccacctagatcaggtcacaaaggaatatgtccaggcgggtcttgaagacctccaaagaaggagactccacaacccctctgggcagcctgttccactgctccgtcactctcacagtgaaatagttttttcttatgtttaaatggaactttttgtgttccagcttcatcccattaccccttgtcctgttgctagctactagagaaaaaagggatgtcccaacctcctgacatccaccatttagatatttgtaaatgttaataagatctcccctcaatctcctcttctccagactaaacagccccagttccctcagcctttcctcatatgaaagatgttccattcccctgatcatcttggtggccctgcactggactctctccagcacttccctgtccctcttgagctgaagagcccagaactggacacagtactccagatgaggcctcaccagggcacagtcgagacggagaagaacctcccttggcctgctggccacactcttcttgatgccattggccttcttggccatgagggcacattgctggctcatatttagcttattatcaaccaggactcccaggtctctctctgcagagctactctgcAGCAGTTTGACcgccagcctgtactggtgcatggggttgttccttcccagatgcaggactctgcacttgtccttgttgaacctcatgaggttcctctctgcccaactctcaagccatttgagatcctgctgaatggcagcacggccttctggtgaatcagccaggcctcccagtttggtgtcatcaacgAACTTGCTGatggtacactctgtcccctcatccaggtcgttgatgaagatgttgaacaagactggccccagaaccgatccccgTGGATcgccacaggcctccaaatcgattctgtgccattgatcaccaacctctgggctctgtcattcagccagctcttgatccatctcactgtccactcatccaagccacactgcctgagctttctgatgagggtgttatgggagacagtgtcaaaagccttgctgaagtcaaggtaggtgacatccgctgctctccccttatctagccagctggttatgcactcatatggaggctatcaggttggtcaaacaggatttccatTTGGTGAGTCCATGTTGACttcctctgataaccatcttttccttcatgtgtttagtgacgtcattcaggatgagttgttccatcacctttccaggcatggaggtgaggctgaccagcctgtagtttcctgggtcatccttcttgccctttttgaagactggagtgacattggcctttctccagtcctcagacacctcacctgtcctccatgattgttcaaaaatgatggagagaggcttagcaatcacatcagccagctctctcagcactctaggatgcatcccatcaggacccattgacttatgagccttaagcttgcccaacaagtctttaacattttcctcttccacccagggcaagtcctctgttgtcctggccatcctgttatcttTGCCAGACTGGGATTCCCGAGGGTCAgtcttggccgtaaagactgaagcaaagaaggcattcagtacttcggccttctctgcgtcctcagacaccagggcaccctcagcatttagcagcgggcccacattcccccttgccatccttctcctgctgatgtacttgaaaaatgtcttattgctgtccttaacatccctggctaaatttaattctagaagggctctagccttcctagttgcacccctgcatgccctgacAATGTTCCTagactcttcccaagaagccagcccctgtttccagcTCTCacagatgtctgctttctgcctgagttgtcccagcagatccttgctcatgcatggaggcctcctacctccttttcctcctttcttgcacactgggacacactgatcctgggcttggaggaagtggtccttgaagattgaccatctctcattggcacttctgtcttctagaatcatatcccatgagatccatccaagtagatctttgaagaagcCAAAatcagctcgcctgaaatccttggtcacggtcctgctttgtggcctgcctcttccacacaggatcttgaactctaccatctcatggtcactgcagccgaggttgcctccaaccttcacatccccaaccaggccctccttatttgtcagtaccaggtccagcagcacacccctcctgtgacaggaagctgtcgtcaacaatctgtaggaacctcctagactgtgtgtgcttggctgtgtggctatcccagcaaatatcagggtggttgaagtcccctatgaagaccagggattgtgactgtgaggcagctctcagctgtttgtagaaggcctcatccacatcctcctcctgatcaggtggcctgtagcaaactcctacaacaataacacctgccttgccctgcccattaacttttacccataagcactctacccgctcctcatccccacccaggcagagttcagtacacattaattgctccctcacatagagagcaactccacctccatgccttgttagtctgtctttcctgaacaatacatagccctccatggctgtgctccagtcatggcagctgtcccaccacgtctctgtgaccgtaatgaggtcgtagccccgcatccgcacccacatctccagttcctcctgcttattccccaggctgcgtgcattggtgtagaggcagcacaggggcttactcaaacacacaggtttccctggatgggtgcaggaggCTCCTCCCCGGTTCGACTCTTTCTCAGGatggtcagccttccgtatctcagcccagtgtgcagattaAGGGCACTTATccttgcattccctgtcctgccctgtttcacagctagaggggacagcttgttctgttttacttctccccccaccccccaagtcccttagtttaaagacatctttttaaaatttgctagtctactcccaaacaatccagtgcctttacgggAGAGTTTAATCccatcctatcaagctgtagtccccaaggaaggatccattgtcaaagtacccaaagccttcttgcaccagcctctcagccaggagttcacttggctgatttttccattgcaaactcctcctttataaTGCATGGGTCCCCCCAAGTGGTCACAGTCTCCTTTGTGCATCCGCCCGCTccggcatggggtcctccacgggctacgagtggatctctgctcccctgtgcttcttggactgcaggggcacagctgcttcaccatggtcttcacagGTCGCAGGGGAatttctcttccagtgcctgggcacctcctccccctccttctccaatGATCTTGGTGtcttcagagatgttttcacatacTCCCTGTTGTTGCTGAAGTTTATCAACttcacagcaacttcttccccttctcaaataggtgaatcacagaagcattacctcagtcactaattggccaggccttggtcagcagtgaGTCCATCTTAGAGTCAACTGGtactggccctatcagctacaggggaagcttctagcagctcaGCACTACatgatgttttgtgtttttttgcaaAAAAGTGGAATTTTTCAAAGTCCTAATAAATTTTCTCAGAATTGGTTTTCTATAAAcaagtttttttgtttagtttgtgCCTAAATAAGGCTGTTCTGAAAGAAGTGGACAAGCTTTCAAGCAATCCATGTTGgcataataaatatttaaaaatgcgAGCAAAACTGAGTCTCTTGCTCCACAGTGATTTCTTGCAGTGTTTTCtaattctgtttaaaatgtaGGAAGACTTAAAAATGGATGAACTGAAGCATGCAGATGCAGTCTGGTAAAGTTTCGACTGTGCTGTTGTTATCTTGGGCAGGGTAGATAAGTCTCTAGGCAATGACTTCAAAATTATCACTGTCATTCAGGCAGCATAGCACTGAGTCAAGAGAGCCAGTATATTATGCTGACCTGTATGAACGTGTAACTGACAGAATAAACAAGTTTACATCTATTATGAGAGGGGACATATCCTTCTTGGAATATCTAGCTGTAGCAAATTCTGCTGACTGGTACATAATGTTTATTGTCATCTTATTTGTGTGTTGTCCAACAGGTATACACAGACtgcaaggaaacagaaatcCCCATGGTAAGTTCCCAAATACATGTGTGCCTGCACTGGATTGTGTTTCTGATTCCTTTGAGGTGATGAGTAAGCTTAGGGTAAAGGAAGCAATCTCTATGCTTCCCCTAAGGTACAGGGTTTGGTTGTATTGCAAGGACCTTCATTGTTGCAAAGACTGGGTATGAAAAGGTTTTGGTCCCACTGGTAGGAGTGGGTATGTTGTGAAGAATCTGGGTTGGGAGTCAGATTCTGTACACTGCTTGGTTTCATCCTAATAGTGAGTAACTTCATGAAAGCAGTCTATAAAGCCACTCAATTATGTGGGGTATCCTGGTTCTGCACTAGTCAGAAATGGGATGTAGGGATGCAAATGACCATTACCTCAACCTCTGGATTTTCCCCTTTAGGTAATGCACCAAAATTTCCCAGTGTCTAAAGTGCCAAATAACACCAGCTGCACGAGGCAGTCAGGTGGCCCCACTCCTGAGCAGCAGTCCCTCTCCTCTAGTGAGAGGCAGTGTGTAGAGACGGTTGTCAACATGGGGTACTCGCCTGAGAACGTCCTGAAAGCCatgaagaagaaaggacagaacaTAGACCAGGTAAGAGCTTGGGCAACAGGAGAAGAATCCTTGTTTGGATGCTGTTTCTGCTGAGAAACAACCTCGGATTTGCAAATGGGATGGGGGAAATACTTTTATTCTAACAGGAGGTTGCAGACTGTAGCTGCTGCAGTGTTAACTGCTAGGGAAGTTGTCACCTGGCAGTAAAGGCtcccaaaaccaaagaaaaagagTCTGCATGTGTTTCCGAGAGACTGCTTGAATCAGTCATGCctgtgggtgctgggttggagctgtgctgagctTGGGATGGGCCCTTAGCTCCACATGAAGCTGGGAGAGATACTGGGCCTTTCCCTGGAGCCCCACAGCCATCCAAAGGAAGCTCAGCATGGCACTACACCCTGCTTAGTGCCATGTGACAAAAAAACAGCCAACTTCTCTCATTCTGAGCACAAGGGGTTACCGTACTAATCTTGTAGAGGTTGGTCGTTGTGGGCTTATGACAGCCCTTCTCTGAAAGGCTCTCACAAGGCACCACTGAccaactttctttcttttatgtgCCCTGGCTGTGGTCCTTCCTGCCTCAACGTGTTGCCTCAAACCATTTGAGAAAACCAGGTCACAGACCATAAAAACACTGCAGGGTGAAATGTGGCTCTTTGATATGCttcaaacaaacattttaaagcagGGAGAGTGTGGCCAAGCTTACTGTGCAATGCATTGCATGGCAGAACTGTatctggggaggaggaggagtgtcACAGTGAAGgctttaaactagatttgaaggGCGAAAGAGGTAAAACCAGGCTTGACAGAAATAAGCCTCGAGACAGTGTACCTATGTCTGAGGAATGGTCTGCTGCCAACATCCTTGAGTCTGCTGACTCGGTGGAAGCTGGAGATGGAGATCATTGTGCAGCAGGGAAACGAggccacagaatcttaagggttggaagggatcttgaaagatcatctagtccaactgccctgacagagcaggacctcctagagtaggtcacacaggaacttgtccaggtgggtttggaatgtctccaaagaaggagactcaacaacccatctgggcagcctgttccagtgctccctcaccctcacactgaagttttccttgtgtttctttggaacctattatgttccagcttgtacccgttgccccttgtcctatcattggacatcattgagaagagcccggctccatcctcctgacaaccaccctttatgtgtttgtaaacattactgagatcacccctcagtctcctcttctccaagctaaagagccccagctgcctcagcctttcatcataagggacatgctccactcccttaatcatggtggccctgcgctgaactctctccagcagctccccgtccttcttgaactgaggggcccagaactggacacaatattctagatgtggtctcacaagggcagagtagaggggcaggagaacctctctcaacctactaaccacagcctttctaatacatcccaggatgccattggcattcttagccatgagggcacatcgctggctcctggtcatcctgctgtccaccaggaccaccctttcccctacactactctctattccccaacctgtactggtacatggggtgattctttcccagatgcaagactctacacttgcccttgttgaatttcattagatttctccccgctcaactctccagcctgtccaggtctcattaaatggcagcacagcctcctggtgtgtcagccactccccccagtttagtatcgacagtaaacttgctgacagtgccctctgttccctcagaaaggtaattaatgaatatattgaacagtaccggtccagcactgacccctgagggactccactagatacaggcctccaactagtccctgccccattgatcacaactctctgcgttcttcccttcaaccagttaacaatccacctcactacctgatcatccagcccacactttctcagttttgctgcaaggattctgtgggagatggtgtcaaatgctttactgaaattgagataaaccacatccactgcactaccaccacctatccacctggttacatcttcataaaaggctatcaagttggtcaaacacgacttccctttggtaaagccatgttgactgcttctaatgaccctcttggcctggagacagcacccaggataagttgttccatcacctttccagggttggaggtgaggctgactggtctgtagttacctggttcctccttcttaccctttttgaaaactggagtgacatttactttcctccagtcctccaACACCTCTCCTGGTTTCCATGACTTGCTacaatgatggagagtggtctagcaatgacttccgccagctccctcagcacctgcaggtgcatcccatcagggcccatggatttatgtacatccagattgctcaactgatccttaacctagtcctcatcaaccaaacaaaactcctcctttaacttgacttcctctggagtctggggctcctgaggacagtgtccagcagtacagacagaggcaaagaaggcattcagtaactctgccttctctgtatcctctgtcacacCTCTATCTTGACATAGAGTATCTTGacatttgtcatggtttgacatgaagccatttctggtaatggggaaggagctgtaaagatggctcctataaAAAGTTGCtcgaaacaggctgcccagatgagttgttgaatctccttctttggagacattcaaaatccacctggacgagttcttgtgtgacctactccaggtggtcctgctctggcaagggggttggactagatgatctttcaaggtcccttccaacctttaagattctgagattctgtgaaagtctccccagctctgagccagacccacttctggggctgagccaattagacacctccatgattactttttaagaacaagaagccggaagaggagagTGCT
This window of the Colius striatus isolate bColStr4 chromosome W, bColStr4.1.hap1, whole genome shotgun sequence genome carries:
- the LOC133628391 gene encoding ubiquitin-associated protein 1-like isoform X1 — translated: MASTKLGSDSHGPFSYLDDVPFKIGDKFKTPAKVGLPIGFCLPDSSQFVREARYDFSLEKKTIEWAEDIKKIQASQQEAERKTEALVTSKAAPEDNKMGLSKGPCPEAMPPPINPILASLQHNNILTPMPANSISVKQKILSPPCPKADFNPADFECEEDPFDKLELKTIDDKEELKNILEIHVGTTGPIVAQLLDNTLSKGRSESVLQDEEVLASIERATLDFKPLHKPNGFITLPQLGNCEKMSLSSKVSLSPITSVSNIKSLSFPKLDSDESDPKSSKLTSTFHSTTYLRNSTLLSSLQTCAQSKDSELNGHHRVSLSTINEDSGMETSTLSSSSRLPSLAVSTGEESSESTAIMVYTDCKETEIPMVMHQNFPVSKVPNNTSCTRQSGGPTPEQQSLSSSERQCVETVVNMGYSPENVLKAMKKKGQNIDQVLDYLFAHGQLCEKGFDPLLVEAALEMHQCSEEKITELLQLMSQFKEMGFELKDIKEVLLLHKNDQHNALEDLMARAGAS